From Ictalurus punctatus breed USDA103 chromosome 2, Coco_2.0, whole genome shotgun sequence:
ATAAATATTAGAGTCCATTAAATAaacgttccctcaccagccgaattcaagttaataagaaaaaatgtCACCATAAGAATGCAAAGTCCTCCATCTTGAAGACTCACTCGCAGCAGAAAACGTAATGGAATAACTTCAAAACTCTGACATGGACTTAATTCTTTTCTCAGAAGAATTTCATTAAATGTTAAGTAATCATCTTCTTACAGGAGGATTCACCCGAGGGTTTGTATGTTTTCATTGGTAAATGACaaccctttttttaaatgtattttttttaaaaatataaaataaagaaatttgcTATATTGTTATGGTTCATTTATGCATGTCTTTCATGCAAGTCCATGTGATCGAGTTGTTAGTATGGAAATGATGATGTATTAAAACGATTCATTTGCTTATAGCTGACACTAATCCAGATCCATGCAGTTTTAGAAAATGTAAGGATAAAtccggaccaatcagaatcaagaactcaacagtgctgtggcTTAATGACGTTCAAAGCACTTTATTTCTAATCTATACTTTCATCATTTGAAATTCACGTATTTTTGGATAGATTTTGCACACATACTGCTGTGTCTATGTGCATCACAACTTTTATAGTTGGGAATTGTCTTCACAGGTTAAACTTGAGGCAATGTGTTAACACCCCAGAGATGAGTCCTTCGCCTTCTGGCTTACTGGCTCTGCCATGGGAGATGGTTGCACGCATAGCCTCTCACCTGCCCGCTCAGTGCATTATCAACGTTCTGCCACAGGTGAGCTGAATAGGTTTAGTAGTAGAAATGTCATGTGAACTTTTTAGTCTGGACTTCCAGGAAACCAGACACCTGCAATAGCAAATGTGGTATTTCTTCTTTGACTGCACTTCATGTCGGATTTAGATGATATGCAAATGTAGTGGTGGACAACACAGCTCCGTTCCTCATCAACTGCTTCCTGTGAATTATCATTCAAtaaattttgtaaatgtatttatcaTAAATTAGAACAATAGgagagttatttatttacaatgaaTTCTCATGAGTAGGAGAAAGCATCTGCTGAAAAACTAAACAGTCAGATGTTTGAattgaaataaattatttacttGCCTGGGCATGGGTGGGGTTAAATTGTATACCGCAGTCGGCCACTAGAGGGCGGAAGAAACACTTTGGCTTCGTTTTTTAACAGCTCCATACACTCACCGAACGCTTTATTTAGGAACATTATACTAATGCTGTGTAGGGCCTGTCTTTGCACTCAAACTGAGAGCAAAGATCTTAGATCTTTGTGGCATGAACTCCACAAGATTTTGGAAACGTTCCTTTGAGAGTTTGGTCCGTGTTGTCATGAATGCGTCACGCAATTCGTGCAGaattttcaggtgcactttcatgctgtgaatctcccgttgTACCACATCGCAAAGGTGTTTCagattcagatccagtgactgggaaggccacggAAGAATACTGAACTCATTGtgatgttcatgaaaccagtttgagacaacttttgctttgtgacatggtgcattatcgtGCTGGAAGTAGTCATTAGAAGAtgagtaaattgtggccatgaaaggATTTACAAGGTCAGCAACAGTACTGAAAtagtgatgattgattggtattaatgggcccaaagtgtgccaagaaaacattccccacatcattacaccacctccaccagcctggactgttgacagaAGGCAGATTGGGTTCATGGTTTCATGCTGTTtgcaccaaattctgaccctaccacctgtgtgcctcagcagcagtagagattcatcagaccaggcttcggttttccagtcttcatctgtctagttttggtgagtctgtgtccactgcagcctcagctttctgtttttAGTTGAAAGCTGCTGggctgtatctgcatgattttatgctttgcACTGCTGTTACACgattagctgattagataattgcgtGAATTACGAGgtctacaggtgttcctaataaagtgctcagtgagtgtatatgcaCAATCTATAGTACAcctttattaattttaaatcaAGTAAAATTTTCCTGAATGGCCAACACACTGAGAGCTTCAGACATGTTGTCATGCAAGTGTAGTTTGCTGTAGGTGTAAATTTTTGGTCTTCAATTGttcatttcacattttcaattcataactttttttgtttttccccatTTACTCCACAATTTGGCCATTTGCCAATTCACCGATCATACCTCATCTACCACCCGGGGAGAGTAAAGGGTAACGGTGCTTCTTCCGAGACACGTAAAGCCGACCTTTTTAAACTGATGCTCATGATGCGTAACACACTTTCAGGAAAGCGCTAACTGCCCtctacatgagctcacagataccCACAATTGGCTAGTATCACTTTTATTGACACGGTGGAGAGAGTAATGAGAGAGGAATTGAATTGGGAGCCTTCTTACTGTATGCTTTTAGAACCCTGAGCTCTCTGTCAGGTCAGATATTGAACAGTTGATTTAAAATCGACCCCTGTACCTCATTTACCTTTCAGGTGTGCAGAGCGCTGGGACAGGTGGGTGAAGACATGTCAGCCTGGCAGCTCCGGGCTCAGCGACTTACAGGACCCCGAAGTTCTTTCCCGGTTGGACCAAGGAATCGTTTCGATTGGCCCAGAGCATGCCTTGAGATGGAGCAGTTGATTGAATGCTGGACAAGGCAAGAAGGAAAAGCAGAGCCAGAGCGAGGGATTGAGATTCAGGATGAAGCTATTGCAGGAAGAGGAGCAGGAGCAAGACAAGAAGGAGAAGCAGCCACGAACGGAGAAGAGCTCGACGCCGACACAGTGAGACAGCCTGGCCCTGCCGGGAAGGAAATCAGGCCAGAAGATGACGGTCTTGAAAGAcatggagaaggagaagagcaGGAAAATAATATAATCATCGTCGgagaagaggaaagagaggATGCTGCCATCCAGGACGAACACCTGGAGCAAGAAGACAGTGGGTACGTGCTATAACATTTTGTTGTGATAAGTTAgtattgggggggaaaaaagccctGTGGTGAACTATGTATTTCAGGTCTTTATTCATTGGCCCTAGGAAATACTGTGAAAGTGAACAGATCACAATATGGACATAATAGACTAAAAAGCTTTAACATGCAAGGGCTGTGCCATATCGCTTCGGCCATGAAATGCCGGTACAATTCCTCCCCGTGATGAAATATAGTTGATGATGTCCGGAAGGCCGGGTTTCATCCCTAGATTgacaaaaaatgtaacaaaaaaaataataaaaataaataaataaaaaaaacttactcatgtaaacaccttaatcacaatattgtcatactcagattaaggtcaataattagattactgctgccCATGTAAACGcctttagaatactcctttcatgttcccgttttacatgttatagaacatagttcagCACATGTGATTACATTACTGCGCCATGCCATCCGACATCccttccagaatttcacgtatcaacatacagttaatcttcgttatggtaccatttacagttttgggtgtttaatttttaattttaaaaaaagctttaagtgcagttcattatttgtcatgctgtacgtgcacatagatgactgcttgaagccatgggctgcgtccgaaaccatgtacttgcctactatatagtagctgaagtACATGTAGGTAAGTACtcggttttggacgcagccgtgctctcttgttttcCGTCAAACcattgagcactgccatgtgtacatatcctgtcacaaaatgcggtgaaaactctcacacggtgttaatagtgtgattaaggtgtttacatgtctataatgcacttccataatgcgactaaaacaggaatactccaaatgtcttaattcaatatgtgtttactttgagtatgaccttAGTCGGATTACGTTAATCAATACACGCtatttacatggtagtttcttaatctgaGTATTGTCTTAActgggttaatatcagattattgttgtccatgtaaacgttcTGATTCATTCCTTTGTAAATGagtgaataaataattattgaatGACTTTGGCAGAACTGGGATCTGTAGTCACAACCTTCTAATATACTTGCTGATAtaaaataatctctctctctctcgttcaggaTGAATGTAAAGACAAGCACCGCACCTGCCCTCGAGCACATCACGCTCTCCTCAGGCCACATTGCTGATGTTAACACAGTCCTGCTAGTTGGAGGTGAGGGCTCCGTGTGTGTCTCCGGTTCCAGAGACCGTAATGTGAACCTGTGGGATGTGAGAAGGGGCTCGAGCGAGGTGCTGCTGGGCAAACTGGGAGCTCGTGGCAGTTTCAACAGCACACACCAAGGCTGGGTGTGGTGCCTCGCAGCCAGCGGTGATCTCCTGGCCTCTGGCTCCTTCGACAGCACAATAAAGCTCTGGGACCTGAATGCCGGAGGGGCAGAGAGGGGAATGATCCAGAGCCGCGCAGCTGTGCTCTCTCTCACCTGCCAGGGTCACATGCTGTTTGctgggtcacatgaccagaaAGTCACCATTTATGACACCAGAGGTCAGTGGCATAAAGTTGTATCCTGTGTACAGGATTGGTTTACTTACTGGAGAACAAAAATGGGCATGAAATATTAAGtgtttgtaaaatgtttatttctaatAGTGGGAAAGACTAGAAAGTCAGTATTTAAGAGTTCAATGGCCTGGTCAGTTTTCTAAAGATGCCTACAGGGCATGAGAAGTCTGTAGCTGCTCATTTTTGTAACTGCAGCCCGAAAGTTCAAAGTTTGAAGTCCACTTTTTATAATGTAACAAATGGCAATGATGCTGATGTGAAACTCAGCCTGGATTGTCAAGCAAAATGCATTTATATACTATGGCccaaagtttgtggacacttggccatcacacccatatgtgctttttgaacatccatTACAGATTTAGCCCTACACTCttatgggaaggctttccaccagattttggagcgtggctgtggggaagAGCATTAGGGAGATCAGGCACCGATGTCGGGCCAGGAGAACTGGGGTGTATTctgcgttccagttcatcccgaaggtgttcagtggggttgagttcagggctctgtacagaccactcgagttcttccacatcagCTTTGGcgaaccatgtcttcatggagattgctttgtgcacagttgCATAGTCACGTTGGAACAGGTTTGAAGTTCCAGTGAAggtaaattgtaatgctacagcagacaaaaacattctatacagtcgtgtgcttccaactttgtggcaacagtttggggatggctcacatacgggtgtgatagtcaggtgtccacaaacttttggccatatagtctaTATTTGATGATTAAATTATGGgtatgaaaaatgttttaagtattttgcattttattattgtattagaACATGGTGCCTATGTCTCTTTGTACAGTAGTGTATTTACCCTATGAGTGCCATAATTAACAGCCTGTGGTGTTTCTACATGTGACACTTTTATGATGGCTAGACTTGGGCCGTTTCTCAATATGCGTTCTTCTGCGATCTTGCATCCTTGTGAACTCGTTCTACGTCGTCATCCACCGCCGAAGTTCAATTCCAATACTCAGGAACGCAGGTACCGGGGACGCATGAAATTACCCGGCTTGTTCTTGACATTGTGGAAGCATCGGTTGCAGACCTGAGCACACCGAACTCACTTGTCCTAGAAGTTATTGCGGTAAAAAAATAGCGGATGACGGAACCCTGTAGTTTTAAcatctttttaacaacaataacctaaataaatcaaaataagcATCTAAAAAGAACGATTTTGAAATATtatatgttttttatatatatatatatatatatatatatatatatatttgaaatgcGCCAATGTATGAGCAAATAATCGGTATTGGCCGATAAAGGCAAATTTTCACGCTATGGGCCGATAGTTTACaaacatccaatgatcagggccgattatatcctgtcaatcaaaaggcgggaaaacacatcgatttcgtgctatgtgtaaagatgatgtctgttgtgtggaatgatgaccaAACTGCAATTTGTAAGccctgtaatctctgcactacaaaaattttacactggaagCGAGCAAACGTGAAGCGGGAGTTTTGGCGTTGAGTCTAGATTAGTTTTTTTGCCGAGCTGCTCGTACTGAAATAAAGTACCAGTACaccattgaaagatttaaatgtaGATGAGTTCacaaaagtatatattgcatagaaaaatatatttgtagagtagtatttcatatccagttaacgttaatatataaaaagtttatgttatatattaccactttgatgttcaatgatgaagtagaaatgcttttatttgtggtgagtgaatgtgagactaacaggagtttttttttatatatatatatatatatatatatatatatatatatatatatatatatatatatatatatatatatatatatatatatatatatatatataattcagtcaattaattttGTGAattaacattcaataagttaagaaatcttactcaTTAATTAATAAGTTAATGTCAATTAGAGTaatgtattttctgttttctgcaaCTGTCCGCAGTTGCAGACAGAGAGCTTACTACATTAAAACGTGCTTAATTAACTTTTGCTTAATCAGCCAGTTAACAGTAAGTCTATTAACCAGCCGAAACATATTACTTAGGGAGCGCTAAAGAGATGAGGAACCTGTCCCTGTACTAGAAATGTGCTGGGACGGTCCAATGCGCAACAAGAAGCTCACAGCACATCTTAATTCTCGCAAAGATGCGTTCTATGTCTTCCTGTCCTCCCGAGCTCGTTTCAAGGTAGCCTGGCAAGACCGGTCTTCACGAGAACTCTGAGAATTGAGAAACAGCCTTATTCTTATCGTTGGTGATGTCATGTATAATGATGTAATTTCTGTGTCACAGCTGCAGAGCCGCTGGTCAAAAGCCTTCGTCTCCATAGTGACATCGTGCTGTGTTTGGCCTCTGATGAGCAGTACATTCTGTCTGGCAGCAAAGACAACACAGTGGCTGTGTTTGACCGCAGAGCTGGAAAACCACTGAAGAAAATACATGTATGTACACACATCAATCTAGtcagttgtttaaaaaaaaaaaaaaaaaaaaaaaaaagtgcaataaataatgaataccTAAAAATCTTGGTACAAAATATTGACTAGCaccatacactatatggccaaaagtacacagcaaaatccccagcgttaattcaacactctaaagtgtttatataagtccattggacacaaatgaacactctgggtgttaaattaACACTAGAGATTAGACTGTGTATGGCCTGACCATGActcccatatgtgggtcttccccaaacatTTGCCAAAAAATTTGGAGGTACTTGGTTTTCTATTATGTCTTTGTGTTCTATAGagttataatttcccttcagtggaactaagaggtcTAGCCCAAACATGTTTCAGTATGACATGCActaagcgagctccatgaagacatggcttgccAAGGTTGGGGTGAAAGAACTCgtggtctgcacagagccctgacctaaaCCCCACTGGGATGACCTTCACCCCAACAATATTAATACCATCCCTCTGGAATAGGCTGCTCAACAAGCATACATGGGTGCCACGGTCATAGTGTATTATCAGTTAAATTAATACTTATTTGTTAAAACAGCATGCTAATTGCTTACTACAGTACATAGCATAGTGCACTATGCATTTTctatataaaacaatataaggtatatattgtatatagaCAACtaattctgtctgtctgtctgtctgtctgtccgtagCTGATGTCCTACTTGTTGTCCATGTCGTACAGTGGGCGAGAGGTGTGGGCCGGAGATTACCATGGACTTCTTCACACCTTCTCCTTGCATGAAGGCTCCTTTAAGTCAATAGCCCAGTTTAATGTAGGCCACAGTTCTTTGATGACAGGTGTCCATCACTCGCCTGGGACTCTTTACACCTGTTCCTCTGATCGCATGATTAAGGTTAAATCTTTGTCAGTTATTTTATGCAGCGtgttctgtgtttttcattCTGAGGTGGTCATGTGGCTTTCTGGATTGTTGCAGGTTTACCTTCCATGTGCGCCCCCGAAGACTCTGTGCACGCTTCATAATAAAGCAGTAGTGAACGGGGTAAGTGTAAACACATCCTTTCATTCATTACCATTTACTGGGTAGATTCAGATTTACTCATCTTTCCTTTCAGTATAGACGAAGCCACATAAGCACAAGTAAAAACATTCTATATATTTTCaagcagtggtgcttgaaagtttttgaagtttctatatatctatataaatatgaaaacaaagaaCTGTATCCcagctgtgaaacatggtggtggtagtattgtggtttgggcctgttttgctgcatctgggctgGGCCAGcttgaattctgaattataccagcgaatacTAAAGGAACacatcaggacatctgtctgtgaactgaatcgcaagagaaagtggggcacgCGGCacgacaatgaccctaagcacacaagttgtgTGATgcttagttgcagttattgctgcacaagggggtcacgcCGTATTCTGAAAGCAaatgttcacatatttttgccactcacagatatgcgatattggatcattgtcctcAATATAAAAATGACCaagta
This genomic window contains:
- the fbxw9 gene encoding F-box/WD repeat-containing protein 9; protein product: MRLVECMSMPQMTDREDEEEKVCSEEEQSHNSSDTPHSSQLGLNLRQCVNTPEMSPSPSGLLALPWEMVARIASHLPAQCIINVLPQVCRALGQVGEDMSAWQLRAQRLTGPRSSFPVGPRNRFDWPRACLEMEQLIECWTRQEGKAEPERGIEIQDEAIAGRGAGARQEGEAATNGEELDADTVRQPGPAGKEIRPEDDGLERHGEGEEQENNIIIVGEEEREDAAIQDEHLEQEDSGMNVKTSTAPALEHITLSSGHIADVNTVLLVGGEGSVCVSGSRDRNVNLWDVRRGSSEVLLGKLGARGSFNSTHQGWVWCLAASGDLLASGSFDSTIKLWDLNAGGAERGMIQSRAAVLSLTCQGHMLFAGSHDQKVTIYDTRAAEPLVKSLRLHSDIVLCLASDEQYILSGSKDNTVAVFDRRAGKPLKKIHLMSYLLSMSYSGREVWAGDYHGLLHTFSLHEGSFKSIAQFNVGHSSLMTGVHHSPGTLYTCSSDRMIKVYLPCAPPKTLCTLHNKAVVNGLSVEAGVLAVATGDMSVEVWRPRQ